One Bradyrhizobium manausense DNA segment encodes these proteins:
- a CDS encoding redoxin domain-containing protein, giving the protein MRTDMVPGATFPDYELSDHTGKHHKLSALQGGDPMVLVLGRGGFCPKDRRQAEGLLQLHREMEVGYCRLVTITTDTITQTNEYRSGVGAHWPFLSDPRRIVQKDLDIAEYTDPIHNPMIPHVIVLEPSLRIHKIYNGYWFFGRPTVEELRQDLRAVSMTCRPDWDITAPGFKALWDQGRKEHFYPYGKAFVETLGEQG; this is encoded by the coding sequence ATGCGAACTGACATGGTGCCGGGAGCGACCTTCCCGGATTACGAGCTCAGCGACCATACCGGCAAGCATCACAAGCTCTCCGCGCTTCAGGGCGGCGATCCCATGGTGCTTGTGCTCGGGCGCGGTGGGTTCTGTCCGAAGGATCGCCGCCAGGCCGAAGGGTTGCTCCAACTCCATCGCGAAATGGAGGTGGGCTATTGCCGGCTGGTCACCATCACCACCGATACCATCACCCAGACCAACGAATATCGCAGCGGCGTCGGCGCGCACTGGCCCTTCCTTTCCGATCCCCGGCGGATCGTTCAGAAGGATCTCGACATCGCCGAATACACCGACCCCATCCACAATCCGATGATTCCGCATGTCATCGTGCTGGAGCCGTCCTTGCGCATCCACAAGATCTACAATGGCTACTGGTTCTTCGGTCGTCCGACCGTCGAAGAGCTTCGCCAGGATCTCAGGGCGGTCAGCATGACCTGCCGTCCGGATTGGGATATCACCGCGCCCGGCTTCAAGGCGCTCTGGGATCAGGGCCGCAAGGAGCATTTTTATCCCTACGGCAAGGCTTTCGTCGAAACGCTGGGCGAACAGGGCTAG
- a CDS encoding MOSC and FAD-binding oxidoreductase domain-containing protein codes for MARLLSVNVGLPRDIAWQGRTVHTGVWKSPVEGLRRVRWLNIDGDGQGDTAGHGGEQRAVYVYQDEAYRYWQDHLGRSDLVAGQFGENFTVAGLADTEVCIGDRYKIGSALFEVTQPRVTCYRLGIRMDEPDMAALLVKHGRPGFYFRVIDEGDVEAGDEITKVASGPESMSVSEINALLYLPPHPRERLERALKIPALSRGWRHSFEAMLAQPTTTGNAGLGPTATPPPAWRGFRPFRVSRKIAESENVTSLTLEPADGHPAAVALPGQFVIIRLGPSAATTMTRSYSLSSHADPASYRLSVKREAHGIASTYIADELQPGDVVQLGAPRGSFTLRQGTRPVVLLSAGIGVTPVLAMLQALAAEGSPRHVWWLHGTRNGREHAFAAEARELLARLDHHHSHVCYSTPDPEDRPAVDFDSAGHLDLPLLQQLDLPQDGDFYLCGPARFMSDLTASLTALGVTPDRIHTELFGAGPSLTPGIAASPKRPAHVPTGEPGPGPMVSFARSGLNVCWGPSYASLLELAEACDIPVRWSCRTGVCHNCESGLVAGDVNYQPDPLDTPADGNVLICCARPQGDVVIDL; via the coding sequence ATGGCACGTTTGCTGTCCGTCAATGTCGGCCTGCCGCGCGACATCGCCTGGCAAGGCAGGACGGTTCATACCGGCGTCTGGAAGTCTCCGGTCGAAGGTTTGCGCAGGGTACGGTGGCTCAACATCGATGGCGACGGCCAGGGCGATACCGCCGGTCACGGCGGTGAACAGCGCGCCGTGTATGTCTACCAGGACGAGGCCTATCGTTACTGGCAGGACCATCTCGGTCGGTCGGACCTCGTCGCAGGTCAGTTCGGCGAAAATTTCACCGTCGCGGGCCTTGCCGACACCGAGGTCTGCATCGGCGATCGTTACAAAATCGGCTCGGCCCTGTTCGAGGTGACGCAACCGCGCGTCACCTGCTACCGGCTCGGCATTCGCATGGACGAGCCTGACATGGCCGCGCTGCTGGTCAAGCACGGCCGGCCCGGATTCTATTTTCGCGTGATCGACGAAGGTGACGTCGAGGCCGGCGATGAGATCACCAAAGTCGCCAGCGGCCCCGAAAGCATGAGCGTGTCCGAGATCAACGCGCTGCTTTACCTGCCCCCTCACCCGCGCGAGCGCCTGGAGCGTGCGCTGAAAATCCCGGCACTGAGCCGCGGCTGGCGTCATTCCTTCGAGGCAATGCTCGCACAACCCACCACAACGGGAAATGCCGGGCTCGGCCCGACGGCGACCCCGCCTCCGGCCTGGCGCGGCTTCCGTCCATTTCGCGTTTCGCGCAAGATCGCTGAAAGCGAGAACGTCACTTCGCTGACCCTTGAGCCGGCGGACGGACATCCCGCGGCGGTCGCCCTACCCGGTCAGTTCGTCATCATCAGGCTCGGGCCCTCCGCGGCCACAACGATGACACGCAGCTATTCGCTATCGAGCCATGCCGACCCGGCGTCCTATCGCCTCAGCGTCAAGCGCGAAGCCCACGGCATCGCCAGCACCTACATCGCCGACGAACTCCAACCCGGCGACGTCGTGCAACTCGGCGCGCCGCGCGGCAGTTTCACGCTACGGCAAGGCACGCGGCCGGTTGTCCTGCTGAGCGCGGGCATTGGCGTGACGCCGGTGCTCGCCATGCTTCAGGCGCTCGCAGCGGAAGGATCGCCGCGACATGTCTGGTGGCTGCACGGCACCCGCAACGGCCGCGAACATGCGTTCGCCGCGGAGGCGCGTGAACTGCTGGCCCGGCTCGATCATCATCACAGCCATGTCTGCTACAGCACGCCCGATCCCGAGGATCGTCCCGCGGTCGATTTCGACAGCGCCGGGCATCTCGATCTTCCCTTGCTCCAACAACTCGATCTGCCGCAAGACGGCGACTTCTATCTCTGCGGCCCCGCCCGCTTCATGAGCGACCTCACGGCCAGTCTGACTGCTTTGGGCGTCACGCCCGATCGCATCCACACCGAGCTGTTCGGCGCCGGGCCATCGCTGACCCCCGGCATCGCGGCATCACCGAAGAGACCTGCACATGTGCCGACGGGAGAGCCGGGCCCGGGGCCCATGGTGTCCTTTGCCCGGAGCGGCCTCAATGTCTGCTGGGGTCCTTCCTACGCCAGCCTGCTCGAACTGGCTGAGGCCTGCGATATCCCGGTGCGCTGGTCGTGCCGGACCGGGGTATGCCACAACTGCGAGAGCGGGCTCGTTGCAGGCGACGTCAACTATCAGCCCGATCCGCTCGACACACCGGCGGACGGAAATGTCCTGATCTGCTGCGCACGACCGCAAGGCGATGTCGTCATTGATCTCTAA
- a CDS encoding TerB family tellurite resistance protein has product MSDATSSTPIEIEITEPRSFNEQAAAALVISGALVAVADRRVSPVERDEVIRFIRERGLAPHIGDDRLSAMFDELAERLEEPDFANVVIETLRPVSDLPLSSHLIELSERVAAADEDVHPHEVQAIKLLRLLTLVLPRAKPVGSVAVNAAARE; this is encoded by the coding sequence ATGTCTGACGCCACTAGTTCAACCCCGATCGAGATCGAAATCACCGAGCCGCGCAGCTTCAACGAGCAGGCTGCGGCAGCGCTGGTGATATCAGGCGCGCTGGTTGCCGTGGCCGATCGGCGCGTGTCGCCGGTCGAGCGCGACGAGGTAATCCGCTTCATCAGGGAGCGCGGACTTGCGCCGCATATCGGCGACGATCGCCTGTCTGCGATGTTCGACGAACTGGCCGAACGGCTCGAGGAGCCTGATTTCGCCAATGTCGTGATCGAGACGCTGCGACCGGTCTCCGACCTGCCGCTGTCATCCCACCTCATCGAGCTGTCGGAACGCGTCGCGGCCGCGGACGAGGATGTGCATCCACATGAGGTGCAGGCGATCAAGCTGCTGCGCCTGCTGACGCTGGTGTTGCCGCGCGCGAAGCCGGTCGGATCGGTTGCGGTCAACGCGGCCGCCAGGGAGTAA
- a CDS encoding TerC family protein, with the protein MTEFITTDALTALLQVVLIDLVLAGDNAVVIGLAAAGLPAEQRRRAIVVGIIAATALRIVFAGVATQLLQVIGLLLAGGVLLLWVCWKMWRELREQAAHANQLAFSHGGGATSAPVSRKTFKQAALQIVAADVSMSLDNVLAVAGAAREHPYILVFGLLLSVALMGVAADLLGRVLQKQRWIAYVGLAIIVYVAFEMIYRGSLELAPVIASL; encoded by the coding sequence ATGACTGAATTCATCACGACCGATGCGCTCACCGCGCTGCTCCAGGTCGTTCTGATCGATCTCGTGCTCGCCGGCGACAACGCCGTGGTGATTGGCCTTGCCGCCGCCGGCCTTCCGGCCGAGCAGCGCCGCCGCGCCATCGTCGTCGGCATCATCGCGGCCACGGCGCTGCGCATCGTCTTTGCCGGCGTCGCGACCCAGCTTCTGCAAGTGATCGGTCTGCTGCTCGCCGGCGGCGTGCTGCTGCTGTGGGTGTGCTGGAAGATGTGGCGCGAGCTGCGCGAACAGGCTGCGCATGCCAACCAGCTTGCGTTCAGCCATGGCGGCGGCGCGACCAGCGCGCCGGTATCGCGCAAGACGTTCAAGCAGGCCGCGCTGCAGATCGTTGCCGCCGACGTGTCGATGTCGCTCGACAACGTGCTCGCGGTCGCGGGCGCCGCGCGCGAGCATCCCTACATCCTGGTGTTCGGCCTGCTCCTGTCGGTTGCGCTGATGGGCGTTGCCGCCGATCTGCTCGGTCGCGTGCTCCAGAAGCAGCGCTGGATCGCCTATGTCGGTCTCGCCATCATCGTCTACGTCGCTTTCGAGATGATCTATCGCGGCTCGCTCGAGCTCGCGCCCGTCATCGCAAGCCTCTAA
- a CDS encoding TIGR00645 family protein — protein MSSESKAALASPPIGLFPRLIFGSRWLQLPLYVGLIVAQAVYVLLFLKELWHLVAHSFDASEQQIMLVVLGLIDVVMISNLLVMVIVGGYETFVSRLNLRGHPDEPEWLSHVNASVLKIKLAMAIVGISSISLLRTFIEAGNLGTARSNFTETGVMWQVLIHLTFIISAIGIAWVDRLSENGHRKENGHA, from the coding sequence ATGTCGTCCGAATCCAAAGCAGCTTTGGCAAGTCCGCCGATCGGCCTGTTCCCGCGGCTGATCTTCGGCTCGCGCTGGCTGCAATTGCCGCTCTATGTCGGCCTCATCGTCGCGCAGGCGGTCTATGTGCTGCTGTTCCTGAAGGAGCTCTGGCACCTGGTCGCGCACTCGTTCGATGCCAGCGAGCAGCAGATCATGCTGGTCGTGCTGGGCCTGATCGACGTCGTCATGATCTCGAACCTGCTCGTGATGGTGATCGTCGGCGGCTATGAGACCTTCGTCTCGCGCCTGAATCTGCGCGGCCATCCCGACGAGCCGGAATGGCTGAGCCATGTCAATGCCAGCGTGCTCAAGATCAAGCTCGCGATGGCGATCGTCGGCATCTCCTCGATCTCGCTGCTCAGAACCTTTATCGAGGCCGGCAATCTCGGCACGGCCCGCAGTAACTTCACCGAAACCGGTGTGATGTGGCAGGTCTTGATCCACCTTACCTTCATCATCTCCGCGATCGGCATCGCCTGGGTCGACCGCCTCAGTGAGAATGGGCACCGGAAGGAAAACGGTCACGCCTGA
- a CDS encoding helix-turn-helix domain-containing protein encodes MPIDRLKPSRVLHIERFSDFSEFRAHEVLGLGTSTPLRPREFSLSRAILPLQAGLFVLQRAFARRYDAEIGTDNGIGLVVPFSFHSITNGTEVDSSTIAVMRGKAPVESIEQQPNTYVMLRFNSDMRHRGWADFNSGLAYVRTQDDPMARLRVIFQKTFALASACEDARQFEALNRPIQETLLAALDEVLVPAEARAPRRGSFDKHRKLIKQLDEVVELFGSKPLYSDDLATALGVSARTLQIATQAVHGVSLHHYLRLKRMWAVRIQLMTGGSGLTVKAAALGNGFWHLGDFAMGYKRAFGEAPSETLARGRDFTGAFAHQ; translated from the coding sequence ATGCCGATCGACCGGCTGAAGCCATCGCGAGTCCTGCACATCGAGCGCTTCTCGGATTTCAGCGAGTTTCGCGCCCATGAGGTGCTCGGCCTTGGCACCTCGACGCCGCTTCGTCCGCGCGAGTTCTCGCTGTCGCGCGCGATCCTGCCGCTTCAGGCCGGGCTGTTCGTGCTCCAACGCGCCTTTGCGCGGCGGTACGACGCCGAGATCGGGACCGACAACGGCATCGGCCTCGTTGTCCCCTTCTCCTTTCACTCCATCACCAACGGCACCGAAGTCGACAGCTCGACGATCGCGGTGATGCGCGGCAAAGCACCTGTTGAGAGCATCGAGCAGCAACCCAACACCTATGTCATGCTGCGCTTCAATTCGGACATGCGGCATCGCGGCTGGGCGGACTTCAACAGCGGTCTCGCCTATGTCCGCACGCAGGACGATCCGATGGCGCGCCTGCGCGTCATTTTTCAGAAGACGTTTGCGCTGGCTTCGGCTTGCGAGGATGCACGGCAATTCGAAGCGCTCAACCGTCCGATCCAGGAGACGCTGCTCGCAGCTCTCGACGAGGTCCTCGTGCCGGCGGAGGCTCGCGCGCCGCGCCGCGGTTCGTTCGACAAGCACCGCAAGCTGATCAAACAGCTCGACGAAGTCGTCGAGCTGTTCGGCAGCAAGCCGCTCTATAGCGACGACCTCGCCACCGCGCTCGGCGTGTCCGCGCGGACGCTCCAGATCGCGACGCAAGCCGTGCACGGCGTGAGCCTGCACCACTACCTGCGTCTCAAGCGGATGTGGGCCGTTCGCATCCAGCTCATGACCGGGGGCAGCGGATTGACGGTGAAGGCCGCCGCGCTCGGCAACGGCTTCTGGCATCTCGGCGACTTTGCGATGGGCTACAAGCGAGCTTTCGGCGAAGCGCCGTCCGAGACGCTGGCGCGAGGCCGTGATTTTACGGGCGCGTTCGCGCATCAGTGA
- a CDS encoding DUF2478 domain-containing protein: MFDAQCDLAALVYEKHQDPDAALRDFAADLIARGKRVIGMVQAGQCADSSLSAILLHSGEKLLLAQDFDPTAQGCRLDLARLQNAGTRIADALSHGADLVIINRFGKRERDGKGLSYLIERALDADIPVLIAVGQDHFADWIKFAGGMSVKLGCDRSALDAWWHAVSTQDADPIVDGHPTVCEIFK, from the coding sequence ATGTTCGATGCGCAATGCGACCTCGCCGCCCTCGTCTACGAGAAGCATCAGGACCCCGACGCCGCCCTGCGCGATTTCGCCGCCGATTTGATCGCCCGAGGCAAGCGCGTCATCGGCATGGTGCAGGCCGGCCAATGCGCCGATTCCAGCCTCTCCGCCATTCTGCTTCACAGCGGCGAGAAGCTTCTGCTCGCGCAGGATTTCGATCCGACGGCTCAAGGCTGCCGCCTCGATCTCGCGCGGCTGCAGAATGCGGGCACTCGGATCGCGGACGCGCTCTCGCATGGCGCCGACCTCGTCATCATCAACCGCTTCGGCAAGCGCGAGCGCGACGGCAAGGGCCTGTCTTACCTGATCGAGCGCGCGCTCGATGCCGACATTCCCGTGCTGATCGCGGTCGGGCAGGATCACTTCGCCGACTGGATCAAGTTCGCCGGCGGCATGAGCGTCAAGCTCGGCTGCGACCGCAGCGCCCTGGACGCCTGGTGGCACGCTGTCTCAACACAGGATGCGGATCCCATCGTCGATGGGCATCCGACGGTTTGTGAAATTTTTAAGTGA
- a CDS encoding aldehyde dehydrogenase family protein produces the protein MSDFNLLIDGKMVPGDMMMPVLNPATEEVVAQCPRASKSQLDTAVAAAKAAFPAWAATSIEDRRKVVMKMADVIEANSGELARLLTSEQGKPLADATGEVLGMAAFFRYLGSLDLPMKVIEASGDRKVEAYRRPLGVVGAIIPWNYPLLILAFKLPSALIAGNTLIVKPAPTTPLSSLRFAELIKDVVPKGVLNFITDANDLGGEMTKHPDIRKISFTGSTATGQKVMASAAQTLKRITLELGGNDAGIVLDDVDPKQVAPGIFEGAFQNSGQVCLAIKRLYVHESVYDELCDELVAIARSTVVDDGSKQGTKLGPLQNKMQYEKVKTFLEDAHKNGKVVAGGAAMDRPGYFIEPTIVRDIKEGSKLVDEEQFGPVLPLIKYSDKDDVIRRANATTYGLGASVWSSDINRAHEVATRLESGTVWINKHLDMAPHIPFGGAKQSGIGTEFAEEGLAEFTQLQIINGPPAP, from the coding sequence ATGAGTGACTTCAATCTTCTCATCGACGGCAAGATGGTGCCGGGCGACATGATGATGCCGGTTCTCAATCCCGCGACCGAAGAGGTGGTGGCACAGTGCCCGCGCGCCTCGAAATCGCAGCTCGATACCGCCGTCGCCGCAGCGAAGGCCGCCTTCCCGGCCTGGGCCGCGACCTCGATCGAGGATCGCCGCAAGGTCGTGATGAAGATGGCCGATGTGATCGAGGCCAATTCGGGCGAGCTCGCGCGCCTGCTCACGAGCGAACAGGGCAAGCCGTTGGCGGACGCCACCGGCGAAGTGCTCGGCATGGCCGCGTTCTTCCGCTATCTCGGCTCGCTCGATCTGCCGATGAAGGTCATCGAGGCCTCCGGCGACCGCAAGGTCGAGGCTTATCGCCGCCCGCTCGGCGTCGTCGGCGCCATCATCCCCTGGAACTACCCGCTCCTGATCCTCGCGTTCAAGCTGCCCTCTGCGCTGATCGCCGGCAACACGCTGATCGTGAAGCCCGCGCCGACCACGCCGCTCTCCTCCCTTCGCTTCGCCGAGTTGATCAAAGACGTCGTGCCGAAGGGCGTGCTCAACTTCATCACCGACGCCAACGATCTCGGCGGCGAGATGACCAAGCATCCCGACATCCGCAAAATTTCCTTCACGGGCTCCACCGCCACGGGCCAGAAGGTGATGGCGAGCGCGGCGCAGACGCTCAAGCGCATCACGCTCGAGCTCGGCGGCAACGATGCCGGCATCGTGCTCGACGACGTCGACCCGAAGCAGGTCGCGCCCGGCATCTTCGAGGGCGCGTTCCAGAACTCCGGCCAGGTCTGCCTCGCCATCAAGCGGCTCTACGTGCATGAGTCCGTCTATGACGAGCTCTGCGACGAACTGGTTGCGATCGCCAGGAGCACCGTGGTCGACGACGGCTCCAAGCAGGGCACCAAGCTCGGGCCGCTGCAGAACAAGATGCAGTACGAGAAGGTGAAGACGTTCCTCGAGGACGCGCACAAGAACGGCAAGGTGGTGGCCGGCGGCGCCGCGATGGACCGGCCCGGCTATTTCATCGAGCCCACCATCGTGCGCGACATCAAGGAAGGCTCGAAGCTGGTCGACGAGGAGCAGTTCGGGCCGGTGCTGCCGCTGATCAAATATTCCGACAAGGATGACGTGATCCGCCGCGCCAACGCCACGACCTACGGCCTCGGCGCCTCGGTCTGGTCATCCGACATCAACCGCGCCCATGAGGTTGCGACGCGCCTGGAGTCCGGTACAGTCTGGATCAACAAGCATCTCGACATGGCCCCGCACATTCCGTTCGGCGGCGCCAAGCAGTCGGGTATCGGCACCGAGTTCGCCGAGGAAGGCCTCGCCGAATTCACCCAGCTCCAGATCATCAACGGCCCGCCCGCGCCCTGA
- a CDS encoding winged helix-turn-helix domain-containing protein — protein MPRASAKSLPQLSLRIDLDGEDRIGPGKIELLEQIREQGSISGAGRAMDMSYKRAWDLVDEINRICRHPAVEPQAGGKNGGGAMLTAFGEKLVARYRKIERDAARAVHKDLEALKGDITRSRKSS, from the coding sequence ATGCCGCGCGCGAGCGCCAAATCGCTTCCCCAGCTCAGTCTTCGCATCGACCTCGACGGCGAGGACCGGATCGGGCCAGGCAAGATCGAACTTCTGGAGCAGATCCGCGAACAAGGCTCGATCTCAGGAGCCGGCCGCGCCATGGACATGTCGTACAAGCGTGCCTGGGATCTCGTCGACGAGATCAACCGGATCTGCAGACATCCCGCCGTTGAGCCGCAGGCCGGCGGCAAGAACGGCGGCGGCGCAATGCTGACGGCGTTCGGCGAAAAACTGGTGGCGCGCTACCGGAAGATCGAGCGCGACGCCGCACGCGCGGTGCACAAGGATCTGGAAGCGCTCAAGGGCGACATCACCCGTTCGCGCAAATCCTCCTAG
- a CDS encoding substrate-binding domain-containing protein, whose protein sequence is MLQIEIEAVWRFRREGSPRTVVVMLGVLNEIRKTGKITSAASDAQLSYRHVWNLIEQWSEFFGTPLVETQRGKGSKLTPFGERLVWAGERMQARLGPQLENLAQELASEIKPFLEQRPSVIRVHASHGFAVAKLREFLDREPGIGVDLRYVSNQHSLVSLAQGACDLSGLHLPHGALRAQGIKAAREWLDPREDRVINFVTREMGLMVARGNPLRIASLDDLTKPNVRFVNRDHDSGTRLLFDQLLAANGTDESKINGAQQIEFTHAAVAAYVASGMADACFGVEAAARQFGLDFIRILTEDYFFVCKRAFLETEPMRRILDIIRSHDFRAAIATLPGYTASDTGTVTGVKAFLEMHAVR, encoded by the coding sequence ATGCTTCAGATCGAGATCGAGGCCGTCTGGCGGTTTCGCCGCGAGGGCAGCCCGCGCACCGTCGTCGTCATGCTGGGCGTCCTCAACGAGATCCGGAAGACCGGGAAGATCACGAGCGCGGCGAGCGACGCACAGCTGTCCTACCGGCATGTGTGGAATCTGATCGAGCAATGGTCGGAGTTCTTCGGAACGCCTCTGGTCGAAACCCAGCGCGGCAAAGGCTCGAAGCTCACGCCGTTCGGCGAGCGGCTGGTGTGGGCCGGCGAGCGCATGCAGGCGCGGCTCGGCCCGCAGCTCGAAAACCTCGCGCAGGAACTCGCGAGCGAGATCAAGCCGTTCCTCGAGCAGCGCCCTTCCGTGATCCGGGTGCATGCGAGCCACGGCTTTGCGGTGGCAAAGCTGCGCGAATTTCTCGACCGCGAGCCGGGCATCGGCGTCGATCTGCGCTATGTCAGCAACCAGCATTCGCTGGTCTCGCTGGCGCAGGGCGCCTGCGACCTCTCCGGCCTGCATCTGCCGCACGGCGCATTGCGCGCGCAAGGCATCAAGGCCGCACGTGAATGGCTCGATCCGCGCGAAGATCGCGTCATCAATTTCGTGACGCGCGAGATGGGGCTGATGGTCGCGCGCGGCAACCCCTTGCGCATCGCGTCACTCGATGATCTCACCAAGCCGAACGTCCGCTTCGTCAACCGCGATCACGATTCCGGCACACGGCTTTTGTTCGATCAACTGCTCGCGGCAAACGGCACCGACGAAAGCAAGATCAACGGCGCCCAGCAGATCGAATTCACCCACGCCGCGGTCGCGGCCTATGTCGCGAGCGGCATGGCCGATGCGTGCTTCGGTGTCGAGGCGGCCGCCCGCCAATTCGGCCTCGACTTCATTCGCATCCTCACCGAGGATTATTTCTTCGTCTGCAAGCGCGCCTTTCTCGAGACGGAGCCGATGCGGCGCATCCTCGACATCATCCGCAGTCACGATTTCCGCGCGGCGATCGCCACCCTGCCCGGCTATACGGCGTCCGACACCGGCACCGTGACCGGCGTGAAGGCATTTCTGGAGATGCATGCCGTGCGGTGA
- a CDS encoding aldehyde dehydrogenase family protein → MSVAYDFVHSPASEFMARPQHLLIDGRRVPACSGRMFKSLNPATGQVIATVAEGGEVDVEHAVAAARRAFEGPWRTMRASERGQILLRWADLLRRNADEIIELESIDAGKPISATMRQDFPAAVDTLTYYAGWADKIGGDVVPVRDDALTYTMREPVGVVAAIVPWNFPLMIGMWKLAPALACGCTIVMKPAELTSLSALRIAELALEAGLPKGVFNVVTGPGRVVGDALVNHPDVDKVTFTGSPGVGRGIMKGAASNFKRVSLELGGKSANVIFDDADLEAASKAAASGIFFNAGQVCSAGSRVLVQEKAYDEVVERLAARAKSIKTGDPLDRKTALGPVISEKQMRSILDYVDIGQKEGARLVAGGERVGERGYFISPTVFADVAHEMRISQEEIFGPVVSVIKFKDEADALRIANGTAYSLAAGVWSRDIGKLQRFAKRARAGTVWMNTYGYTDVRLPWGGERDSGLGREHGTAALDNFTEPKAVWMNLAV, encoded by the coding sequence ATGTCTGTTGCATATGACTTTGTGCATTCCCCGGCCAGCGAGTTCATGGCCCGACCGCAGCATCTGCTCATCGACGGCCGCCGCGTCCCCGCCTGCTCCGGACGCATGTTCAAGTCCCTCAATCCCGCCACCGGGCAGGTCATTGCCACCGTCGCCGAAGGCGGCGAGGTCGATGTCGAGCATGCGGTCGCCGCCGCGCGCCGCGCCTTCGAGGGCCCGTGGCGCACGATGCGCGCCTCCGAGCGTGGCCAGATCCTGCTGCGCTGGGCGGATCTGCTCAGGCGTAACGCCGACGAGATCATCGAGCTCGAGTCGATCGATGCCGGCAAGCCGATTTCGGCGACAATGCGCCAGGACTTTCCGGCTGCCGTCGACACGCTGACCTACTACGCCGGCTGGGCCGACAAGATCGGCGGCGACGTCGTGCCGGTGCGCGACGATGCCTTGACTTACACCATGCGCGAACCGGTCGGCGTGGTCGCGGCGATCGTGCCGTGGAATTTCCCCCTGATGATCGGGATGTGGAAGCTCGCGCCGGCACTGGCCTGCGGCTGCACCATCGTGATGAAGCCGGCCGAGCTGACCTCGCTGTCGGCGCTGCGCATCGCCGAGCTCGCACTCGAAGCGGGCCTGCCGAAGGGCGTCTTCAATGTCGTGACGGGGCCGGGCCGCGTCGTCGGCGACGCTCTGGTCAACCACCCCGACGTCGACAAGGTGACTTTCACCGGCTCGCCGGGCGTGGGCCGCGGGATCATGAAAGGCGCCGCCAGCAACTTCAAGCGCGTGTCGCTCGAGCTTGGCGGCAAGTCGGCCAACGTGATTTTCGACGACGCCGATCTTGAAGCGGCCAGCAAGGCTGCGGCCTCCGGCATCTTCTTCAACGCCGGCCAGGTCTGCTCGGCCGGCTCGCGCGTGCTTGTGCAGGAGAAGGCTTATGACGAGGTCGTCGAACGTCTCGCCGCGCGCGCGAAGTCGATCAAAACGGGCGATCCGCTCGACCGCAAGACGGCGCTGGGACCTGTGATCTCCGAGAAGCAGATGAGGTCGATCCTCGACTATGTCGACATCGGCCAGAAGGAGGGCGCCAGGCTCGTCGCCGGTGGCGAGCGGGTCGGCGAGCGCGGCTATTTCATCAGCCCGACGGTGTTCGCAGATGTCGCCCACGAGATGCGGATCTCGCAGGAGGAAATCTTCGGCCCCGTCGTCAGCGTCATCAAGTTCAAGGACGAGGCGGATGCCTTGCGGATCGCCAACGGCACGGCCTACAGCCTCGCCGCCGGCGTCTGGAGCCGCGACATCGGCAAGCTGCAGCGCTTCGCCAAGCGGGCGCGCGCCGGCACGGTGTGGATGAACACCTATGGCTACACCGACGTACGCCTGCCCTGGGGCGGCGAGCGCGACTCCGGCCTCGGCCGCGAGCACGGCACTGCCGCGCTCGACAATTTCACCGAGCCCAAGGCTGTGTGGATGAATCTGGCCGTTTGA